Proteins encoded by one window of Nicotiana tabacum cultivar K326 chromosome 10, ASM71507v2, whole genome shotgun sequence:
- the LOC142165315 gene encoding uncharacterized protein LOC142165315, giving the protein MCVPKSAGGLNLTNLKIWNKAAIVKTCWELYSKKDTMWIKWIHEYYIKRKQLANMPIPQQASWMVRKIFKEELSNVEHKSLETRSIIRTIYLKMIGDLPKVTWKNLMCGNAARPKAVFITWLQFQDRLLTATRLKSWGIQIDTSYQMCKLAEEIKDHLFVECEVSRRVWSKLIAWIQTDWPSMMTWGQLRSWIEQRTRRKTKQAKILKLKVKTSDAIAREIAYTCHVRVAENLKMTLQNFRFPR; this is encoded by the exons ATGTGTGTGCCAAAGTCAGCTGGAGGACTTAACCTCACAAATTTGAAGATCTGGAACAAAGCAGCTATAGTTAAAACTTGCTGGGAATTATATAGTAAGAAAGATACCATGTGGATCAAATGGATACATGAGTATTATATAAAAAGGAAGCAGTTAGCAAATATGCCTATACCCCAACAAGCAAGTTGGATGGTAAGGAAAATATTCAAGGAGGAACTGAGCAATGTGGAACATAAATCACTAGAGACCAGGAGCATAATTAGGACCATCTACCTGAAAATGATAGGAGATCTACCAAAAGTCACCTGGAAGAACCTAATGTGTGGGAATGCAGCAAGACCAAAAGCAGTTTTCATAACATGGCTTCAATTTCAAGACAGATTACTCACAGCTACAAGACTAAAAAGCTGGGGTATACAGATAGATACAAGTTATCAAATGTGCAAACTAGCAGAGGAAATCAAAGACCATTTATTTGTTGAATGCGAAGTTAGCAGAAGAGTGTGGAGTAAACTAATAGCATGGATACAAACTGATTGGCCATCAATGATGACATGGGGACAACTGCGGAGCTGGATAGAGCAGAGAACAAGAAGAAAGACAAAGCAAGCAAAAATACTGAAGCTG AAAGTGAAAACTAGTGATGCTATAGCTAGAGAAATAGCATATACCTGTCATGTTCGTGTTGCTGAGAATCTTAAGATGACTTTACAGAATTTCAGATTTCCTAGATAA